ttttgcATCAATAAAAGTATGCAAGTTTTCTTTTATGCTTCTCCTAAATTGATTAATAGCATTTCTCCATCAATTTGGCTTTATAATACGtagcttaattttatatttcactcAGCACTTATTACCATAATTATTTGAGCATTACTGGAGTCAAAAATTGCATAgcgattttttacttttctcacAATTAGTACCTttgcttcattaattttgcgttacattacaaaacttattaatataatttcttttaatttcagttcGTTCCTATTACCTAAAGTAATAAGACATCACTGACATCAAAAAGAGTATAGCGATTTTTGACTTTTCTTCTAAGTAAACTAGAACCATTTCTCTGTTTCTTTTGCTCTTTAGtaggttattttttgtttcaattaatatgTAATAGAAAAGTTAAGAAAAGCATTGGCGTCAATTACATTATAGTTGACTATTTCTTACGCTTCTCTTAAATGAAATAGTCTTTTCAATTAGTTCATTTCTTATGGCTTTTAGttcaatagtttattttttagttcaaatagtACTTAATAGTGTAGAAATTATTGAGTTATGCAAGTATTGACTGAACATGACatctttaagttaaattaactatttattcagttagctacaaaaaagaaacaaaatggaaCGACgatcataatatatataaaaaaataataaagagcaCGGGCTTCATAggtgaaagttaaattagtagTGCTGATGTGTTCCCAGATTTCCTAAATATGTAAATaccaatgttttttctttcttattaacaCATCTACATCAATACTTTCccttgttaaaaagaaaaaaaactaaactactaATTTCTAAGTAACACTTAAATGTTAAGAGTTCATAAGAGTCCCATCTTTTCACATAGCTTTAAAAGTCTTGGCTTAGGCAAGGGCTTCGTCAATATATCTGCAGTTTGCACCTCCGTTGAGATCTGCTGCACACtaatttcttcttctaaaaCCTTTTCGCGaatgaagaaatgttttataCTGATGTGCTTCGTTCTACGATGAAACTCGGGATTTTGAGCCAATCTGACAGCTGCactattatcaacaaaaattgTTGGCACTTCTGTCAAGGAGGAAATTCCATTGAAGAGTCTTTTAAGCCAAATTAATTCTTTTNTAACACCATCATAGCACAGTTATTTGCCTTATTAAAATCTCTGAGATCATccttatatttctttttgatagtTTCAGAAGCTGTTGGCTCAGGCAGTTCTGGCTTGTACATCTTTCCTTCAACAACTTCCAGAGCATCTGCGTgataattcaaaacaaacttAATTCTGTATTTCCAAATTACCCAATCACTTTTACCACTTAATGGTTTCACTTGGATTTTTCCTTGATCCATTACTTAAAACTAACTGCAATTGCTGACTTTCggaatatgaattaaattagcACTAACACTTCCGCTTAACTATCGCCAAactcaattatttcattattttaacttcGCATAAATAGCTTGCTGGAGTCCATAACCTGTAGAAATTATTGAGTTACGCAAGTATTGACTGAACATGACaactttaagttaaattaactatttattcagtatactacaaaaaagaaacaaaagaaacGCAGAGCTACTAGAGCTTCCTTTACCAAAACgtttaatactttatttgaagaattaaataaagatttaccAGATgatgaagtattaaaatttaaaagtgccACGTTAGAACGACTCTATGGAATATTAAATGATTTCGATTCAAAAGtactagaaaaaaagtttgaaactgaTGAAGAATTTGAAATGGAACTTACTAGTACAGAAGAgtataatgaaaaaatggaTCTCGCTCGCGTGAAAATTGCAgaccatttcaataaaaaagttgaacCTTCCTTGGCTTCCTTTAGTTCGTCGCCAAAGCTAAGCAGACGAAAATTAAAGTTACCCAAGATTGAATTGAAACAATTCGGAGGTGACATTAAGGATTGGCTTACATTCTGGAATCAGTTTAAGCGTATCCACGATGACCTAGAAAtggaaaaagaagataaattccATTATTTATATCAAGCAACCGTAGTTGGTTCCAGAGCTAGAGAAATCGTGGAGAGTTTCCCCGCCACTGCTGACAATTATGATAAGGTTAttgaatgctaaaaaaatagatttggtGGTGAAGAAttgttaattgaattttatgtcAGAGAATTATTGAGTCTAGTTATTAAAAGTGCCACAGAACAACCGAGAAGAATAAATGTAACTCATTTATACGATAAATTGGAATCCTACCTTTGTTCTTTAGAGTCAATAGGAATGACCAGTGACAAATACGCAGCAATGTTATTCCCTTTGGTTGAATCGTGCATTCCTGAAGAGATTTTAAGAGTTTGGTTAAGGAGTTATTCAACAACAAAGGTTCAAGAAAATACgtattgtgaaaaattgaagCAACTGCTATTGTTTCTGAGAAACGAAGGAGAAGGAGAACAACGAATTTCTTTAGTGAGAACTGGATTCAAATTTATTGCTGCTGGTactaagaaagaaaagaagactGAAACTGATATATTTATACCAACAGCAATTGAGTTATTTTCTGGAAGTAAAAGCTCGAGGACTGTGGTAGATAAAAGGTGTGTATTTTGCGACAAAAACCAAGAGAGTAAAGATTGTTTTACGGCAGCCAAATTGGCTTACCATCAGAAGCAAGaactaattaagaataaaaaagctTGCTTTATATGTCTTAAGTTTGgacataaagcaaaatattgcaaatcAAGTGTTAAATGTCTAATTTGTGCTAAGAGACATTGGTCGATCATGTGTGCAGAATTATCGCCAAACAAGCACGAAGTAAAAGATGAAAAAGTAATTGATTCGAGTGAATGCCAAAATGTAATACTTGCGAATTCTTGCTGTTCTGGAGAGATATTCCttcaaactttaatggtaaATATTGAGAGTAAAGAAGGAAAGCGTGCTATAAGAGCATTAATTGACACGGGCTCTCAACGCTCATATATTCTGAAGAGCACTGTTGAGGAACTGAAATTTCGCCAAATTGATACTCAAACATTGATTCATAGCTTATTTGGAGGGTCAAAATCAAGCAGCGAAATTCATaatcttttttctattaaagttactgatttgaaaaatagttatagTTGTAATATGTATGTTTTGGATCAAcataaaatttgcagttttgtTCCACGACTTCATGATGGACCTTGGATGCAGGAAATGGTACTGAAGGGCATCTCACTTAGTGATATTGGGAATCATCGACAGCCTATTGAGTTATTAATTGGAGCCGATGAAGCAGGAAAACTTTACAATGGGAAAGTGTGCAATTTGGCGTGTGGTTTAACTGCAGTAGAGACTTATTTAGGATGGGTCATTATGGGGAAAATGAAACCCTCAGTAATTGACGCCAATCTTTCGAATGTTTTGATTTCTCTATTAACTCAGACCACTGACATAGAAAACCTTTGGAAGCTTGAAGCAATAGGTATAACAGATGCATGTGAAATAAAAGATCAAAGGGAAATAGAGGACACAGTCCAAGTGCACTTCGAAAGAACAGTTAAATTGAATTCTGAAGGACggtatgaaatttatttgccaTGGATCAAAGAAGCCAACATCTTGCCCGACAATAGAAAAGTAGCCGAAAAAAGATTACTATCAACTACAACAAAACTTAATGAagctaataaatttttcgactacaatgcaatttttgaaaattggtgTAAGGAAGGTGTTATAGAAGAAGTCCCTGAACAACTTAAAGGCAACAGTGCACATTACCTTCCTCACcgagcagtttttaaaaacagcttGACAACTCCGGTGAGACCCGTTTTTGATGCATCTGCCAAACAGAAAGGATCCTTTTCATTAAATGATTGCTTAGCCAAGGGGCCAAATTTGCTGGAACTGATACCCgtgataattctaaaatttagagaaaacagCATTGGGGTAATTTCCGATATAAAAGGTGCCTTTCTTCAAATTTCAGTAAATGATAAAGATCGTGACTACTTACGTTTTTTGTGGTGGAAGGAtgataataaaacagaaataaaacttttcagacATTGTCGTGTAGTGTTCGGGGTAAACTGCAGTCCGTTTCTGCTTGGAGCagttatcaaatttcatttgagACAGTTTGACTCTGAAATTGCCGAGAagttattatattctttttatgtgGATAATTGTGTCACTTCTGCGGATACTGAAGAGGAATTGCGGAACTTCATCAATAAATCGACCGAAATAATGGGCAAAGGAAAATTTGACTTAAGATGCTGGGAGCATACGAAAATACATAATGATGAAGATGAAGAAAAAGAGGAAGTAACTAAAGTACTTGGATTACTGTGGAACAAACGAGAAGATTCCTTGTTTTGTGATGTACCAAAAATGAAGATGAAAGATATGCCAATCACACGGCGTACAGTGTTATCTGTGGCTCAAAGAATGTTTGATCCAATTGGATTTAGTTGTCCAGTCACATTGATACCAAAATTGATTCTGCAAAAAAGTTGGCAAGAAAAACTAAGTTGGGATACCAGATTAACAGAAGATTTGAAAAAGGAATTCTTAGTTTGGCTTGAGGATTTANTTGCTTATATCATTTTATGTCACACATGAACCAATAAcacatatgtttttaaaaaaaaattaatttttaaaaaaaatttcatcgtaCCCAGGCAGTCGCCTTAATAGAATTTCCAGTAGTTTGCATGATTTTGCTGACGCTTCAAAATATTCGTACGCAACTGccatttttctgagaaatgaaTCGCAAGATGAAATAAAAGTGCAACTTTTACAGGTGAAGTCAAGAGTTTCTCCACTGCGAAAAATTACGATTCCAAGACTTGAATTATTAGCTTGTTATATTGGCGCTAAGTTATCTGAATTCGTCACGAAAAGTTTAACTCtggaaataaatgaaacatattattGGACGGATTCAACAACTGCCTTGTTCTGGATTAAGAAGAATGACCTACCCTGGGGAACATTCGTTTGTAACAGAGTGAAGAAAATACGTGAATGTAGTGATCCCAAGGATTGGAGACATGTTCCTGGTATTAGTAATCCTGCTGACTTGCCATCTAGGGGATGCACTGTTTCAAAGCTTCTGGAAACTAAATGGTGGGAGGGCCCACTTTGGTTGTCCAAGTCTAAAGAAGAGTGGCCTAATTCAACCCCAATAGAAAATGAAGAGGAAATATACTTAGAGCAGAGAAAAACCGTTGTGGCAACTCTTACCTGCGAGAACACTGAAAATTCATGGATGCTAGCATATTTTTCgagttacttaaaaattttaagaatgacGGCATGGATTCTAAGATTCCTCAAAAATGCTCAGAAAACAAGAACTGAACGAGAGATTGGCGAGCTGAAATTGTACGAATTGAATGAGGCTGAAAAGATATTACTGAAGCAGATTCAGCAAAAGTCATTTAATGACGAAGATATCGCCAGGTTAAAATCTTTATGCGTCTTTAAAGACGAAGAAGGTATCTTAAGAGTAAGCACCAAGTTAACTGAAAGAAAAGACCTTGAAAGCTTTATCAGTCCTATACTGCTGCCAAGCACACATAAACTNNNNNNNNNNNNNNNNNNNNNNNNNNNNNNNNNNNNNNNNNNNNNNNNNNNNNNNNNNNNNNNNNNNNNNNNNNNNNNNNNNNNNNNNNNNNNNNNNNNNNNNNNNNNNNNNNNNNNNNNNNNNNNNNNNNNNNNNNNNNNNNNNNNNNNNNNNNNNNNNNNNNNNNNNNNNNNNNNNNNNNNNNNNNNNNNNNNNNNNNNNNNNNNNNNNNNNNNNNNNNNNNNNNNNNNNNNNNNNNNNNNNNNNNNNNNNNNNNNNNNNNNNNNNNNNNNNNNNNNNNNNNNNNNNNNNNNNNNNNNNNNNNNNNNNNNNNNNNNNNNNNNNNNNNNNNNNNNNNNNNNNNNNNNNNNNNNNNNNNNNNNNNNNNNNNNNNNNNNNNNNNNNNNNNNNNNNNNNNNNNNNNNNNNNNNNNNNNNNNNNNNNNNNNNNNNNNNNNNNNNNNNNNNNNNNNNNNNNNNNNNNNNNNNNNNNNNNNNNNNNNNNNNNNNNNNNNNNNNNNNNNNNNNNNNNNNNNNNNNNNNNNNNNNNNNNNNNNNNNNNNNNNNNNNNNNNNNNNNNNNNNNNNNNNNNNNNNNNNNNNNNNNNNNNNNNNNNNNNNNNNNNNNNNNNNNNNNNNNNNNNNNNNNNNNNNNNNNNNNNNNNNNNNNNNNNNNNNNNNNNNNNNNNNNNNNNNNNNNNNNNNNNNNNNNNNNNNNNNNNNNNNNNNNNNNNNNNNNNNNNNNNNNNNNNNNNNNNNNNNNNNNNNNNNNNNNNNNNNNNNNNNNNNNNNNNNNNNNNNNNNNNNNNNNNNNNNNNNNNNNNNNNNNNNNNNNNNNNNNNNNNNNNNNNNNNNNNNNNNNNNNNNNNNNNNNNNNNNNNNNNNNNNNNNNNNNNNNNNNNNNNNNNNNNNNNNNNNNNNNNNNNNNNNNNNNNNNNNNNNNNNNNNNNNNNNNNNNNNNNNNNNNNNNNNNNNNNNNNNNNNNNNNNNNNNNNNNNNNNNNNNNNNNNNNNNNNNNNNNNNNNNNNNNNNNNNNNNNNNNNNNNNNNNNNNNNNNNNNNNNNNNNNNNNNNNNNNNNNNNNNNNNNNNNNNNNNNNNNNNNNNNNNNNNNNNNNNNNNNNNNNNNNNNNNNNNNNNNNNNNNNNNNNNNNNNNNNNNNNNNNNNNNNNNNNNNNNNNNNNNNNNNNNNNNNNNNNNNNNNNNNNNNNNNNNNNNNNNNNNNNNNNNNNNNNNNNNNNNNNNNNNNNNNNNNNNNNNNNNNNNNNNNNNNNNNNNNNNNNNNNNNNNNNNNNNNNNNNNNNNNNNNNNNNNNNNNNNNNNNNNNNNNNNNNNNNNNNNNNNNNNNNNNNNNNNNCAGACGAAGGATATACAACCAGCATTTTAGCAAGGCAACAATCCCCGATCTAAACTGCCCAAGAAACCTCTCCTCTACAATAGCTAGGCTACGTACTGGACATTTCAAGGGCATGAAGATCTCACGCACCCATATAAAATTCTATCCCATGTGCAAGTACTGTCCTCATTTGCAACTAACTCCAGACCATGTTTTTGACTGCCAGGCTATTATCGGCTCCCTCTTTCAACTTGGAGCACCTCCCATCGAAATTCTCCATAGCCATCAGGCTCCAGAACTTGCAAACCTTGTTATCAAGACTTTTGGAGGACTCTAATCTTTGCACTAGCATAGACGCGACAACAACAACGACACGGGAGAAGGGACGCTACACATCTTGATCATCGAGGACAACataatcttcattaaaaatattatatgatgaattttaagcatatttaggtatttttgaaaaattgaacacTCTTTTAGTTGGGATTAGTTCATCAAAGAACTCTTACatacttaaaactaatttaaaaaaaaaattaatggggAACCCTCCAGATGAATTCCAAAAAGAGcctcaaacaataaaattatgcaattaagcATGGACATGTGTATATAAGCAAAATTCGGAAAAGAACAATCAAATATAGGATTACGCATCACTTTAAAACACCGTCTGATGTGATCTTTTCATTATAAGTCATTTAAATGCTACCTATGATATAGACTttgacaaaatgattttttgaaattttctaataataaattttaagcatatctTGGTATTTCAGAAAAGATCGACtcgaaactttttttgtttaacttatggaaatatttttgtttatgattatCAAAGGACACATACAAAATTTTGCCCCGATGAAAATGACgtgtcttttaaaatattggggAGGGGATGGCTAGAACAAATCCCTTTGATTCTGCGAATTCAAACAGTGgacaagtaattttaaaataaaaatttttattttaaattttttttcatgctgatttaattttattcacaaacTGGCAAAATTTAGgcatgaaattaatattgagtTTGTTACGGCTAAATatacttcttttttcaaaaatttagtttgggAGTACAATGGAAAGCTAGTCAAAGAGCATAGATGACTGACTGATGAAAATAGTATTCTTTCCTTTCACTCCAAATGTAACGTTTGCTTACTAACCACCTGATCAAAGCCTTATAAAAACTTCAGAGTGTTTATAGgcaactaattttaaagcacTTGATTTGCGAGCTTAGGAGGACCAAATAAAGGAAACGCATAAACTGCTATCTTACAAAGCTTCTTAGCTTCTTTGTTGGCAATTGGTCATTGCTGTCTGGAAAAACGTAAAACGCCCAGTCATTTTAAACTGTTCCACTGAGGTAAACTTCAGATAGAATACACAAATTAGCGATCTCCTTATGCAGATGTCATAACAAATTAAGCAACAAATTTTGTTCGCTTGACTGGAGAGCGTGTTTTCAACGGGGATGATTTTATAAGCACCGCAAAGTAAGTTCGTTTTTGGAAGtagtttgttattgtttacattcagtatACTGAATGTAAAATGATGGAGTATACTacatcatttttcaattaaaatatttatttcaattttggaaCTTCTCTACAGAactataatacttaataattgtaCTTCCAACGTCCCagcagtaattaaaatttcgagtAGAAAAGTTATTTGAATCGATTGTATTGGCAAAATGATCTTGGCGGCGAAATGAGCTGTGGTTGGAGAAATCGTGTCCGTGAAATGAACATGCCGGTGAAATAATCATATCGGTTGAATAATCGTGGCAGCTGCCTGTAAAAGTGTTTGTCGGTGCttgtaaaaaaagtgtttataaaagtgtttaaagAACCACAACACAATTGCGTCAATTGTTGAACCACAATTCAAATAGCGAGATAGGActcattgctttaattttttcaagaatggtTAAATATAGTAGTAACGGCATTAAAAATACATCTCTAAGCGACCATTCTCACTGGTTATACTTTTTGTCGCTCGTGCTAGCGATTTCTCGAAAAGCTCGCTACGAAAAGATCCCCTCCAAAGAGAGTAGCACTTAATCCCTTCTCCATGGCACTATATTTAAAGCTGATGGCAACAGCAAACACAACACGATCGGAAATGAAGTAGCGCATTATTTAGAAGACGTCCGGacgtcaatatttttatttctgttatgcaagtatttctaaataataacagcaaaattgttcttgaaattaaataaagatggaGAACATGGCTGATAGTCAGGAACTTTCTTGGCGATCTCAAAGTTTTCGGCAAAATGTTAGAGCTAAAATGtatgattattatttcaattatggGATATATTCAATGATTCGTTTTTATTTGACAGGGATGACCAACTATGTgctacttttgaaaaaaacaaaaaaaaatgataataattcgACAATATTTGTGTTCTTTTAAAATCGTTGATAAGTTAATTGATTTACTGTATAGTTTTGActaattataattgataataCCTAGACATTACTAACATTAAACGTATCtacatttatttagattaatgtgtaattatttgttttatctagtatatatatattgaaattatctATGACTATTAAATGAAACACATTAATTATAAACGCAAAACCTTTAATGTCAGTACATTAGACAAATCAATCCAGTAGAgctcataatttgtgaatgcCATCACGAATTCAATATCTCATACTAAATTGTATTAGTCAATGAGTATGTTAAAACGAAAGTAGTAAGTTTGA
This window of the Parasteatoda tepidariorum isolate YZ-2023 chromosome 4, CAS_Ptep_4.0, whole genome shotgun sequence genome carries:
- the LOC107441488 gene encoding uncharacterized protein is translated as MTSDKYAAMLFPLVESCIPEEILRVWLRSYSTTKVQENTYCEKLKQLLLFLRNEGEGEQRISLVRTGFKFIAAGTKKEKKTETDIFIPTAIELFSGSKSSRTVVDKRCVFCDKNQESKDCFTAAKLAYHQKQELIKNKKACFICLKFGHKAKYCKSSVKCLICAKRHWSIMCAELSPNKHEVKDEKVIDSSECQNVILANSCCSGEIFLQTLMVNIESKEGKRAIRALIDTGSQRSYILKSTVEELKFRQIDTQTLIHSLFGGSKSSSEIHNLFSIKVTDLKNSYSCNMYVLDQHKICSFVPRLHDGPWMQEMVLKGISLSDIGNHRQPIELLIGADEAGKLYNGKVCNLACGLTAVETYLGWVIMGKMKPSVIDANLSNVLISLLTQTTDIENLWKLEAIGITDACEIKDQREIEDTVQVHFERTVKLNSEGRYEIYLPWIKEANILPDNRKVAEKRLLSTTTKLNEANKFFDYNAIFENWCKEGVIEEVPEQLKGNSAHYLPHRAVFKNSLTTPVRPVFDASAKQKGSFSLNDCLAKGPNLLELIPVIILKFRENSIGVISDIKGAFLQISVNDKDRDYLRFLWWKDDNKTEIKLFRHCRVVFGVNCSPFLLGAVIKFHLRQFDSEIAEKLLYSFYVDNCVTSADTEEELRNFINKSTEIMGKGKFDLRCWEHTKIHNDEDEEKEEVTKVLGLLWNKREDSLFCDVPKMKMKDMPITRRTVLSVAQRMFDPIGFSCPVTLIPKLILQKSWQEKLSWDTRLTEDLKKEFLVKSRVSPLRKITIPRLELLACYIGAKLSEFVTKSLTLEINETYYWTDSTTALFWIKKNDLPWGTFVCNRVKKIRECSDPKDWRHVPGISNPADLPSRGCTVSKLLETKWWEGPLWLSKSKEEWPNSTPIENEEEIYLEQRKTVVATLTCENTENSWMLAYFSSYLKILRMTAWILRFLKNAQKTRTEREIGELKLYELNEAEKILLKQIQQKSFNDEDIARLKSLCVFKDEEGILRTMFLTARLLSAPSFNLEHLPSKFSIAIRLQNLQTLLSRLLEDSNLCTSIDATTTTTREKGRYTS